The genomic DNA GCCTGCCAGAAGGGCACTCCCGACGACCGCGCCCCGGCGAAGGTGAAGGAGCCATGGTACGGGTGCCCGAACTGGTTCGTGACGAAGTGATCGACATCGAAGGTCCAACCATCCGAGCCATTGAGATGGTTGCGCACCGAGTCCCAGGAGATGAGCGCGAACTGCTCACCCGAGATGAGGTTGTGGAAGGCGAAGATGCCGAGGTTCAACGCCGTCGCCTCGAGGGCCGGAACGACGTAGTTCCTGCGCACGGGCGCATCCGCGGGCAGCCCGGTCCTCGGTGATTCCGGCTCGGGGGCCGGAGGGGCGGCCTCGGCGTGCGCGAGCGTTCCACAGAGGCACAGCACCCCCAGCAGCCCGCCCCCTCTCACGGGAACGTCCCCGTCAGGGAGACTCCGCCGCCGTGCGGAGCGACCATGACGGACGCGGACACCGCGCCCGGACGCTCCGGAGTCCAGCTCCACATGACCGCCGCGACCCCCACGGCGCACGCCCCGACGAGCGTCAACGCCATCCCGCCCAACTGGTACTGCTGGGCAGCCCGCATCGACGGATGGATCTCGGCGGGGATCTGGCTGGTCGGGGCGGCGGTTCCCTGCTGAACGTTGCCGATGATCCAGAACACCGTGCCGGTCAGCGCCATGGAGGCGCCGATACCGGCCATGAGCGGGGCTCGGGCCCGCATGGGAGAGGCCGACGCAATCTGGACAGTGGGAGCGGACCCGGTCTCTTGCGAGGAAGTGGACACCGGGGCCGTGCCCAACAGGGTGGCGTACAGGAGGGTGGTGAGCATGTACTTCGATCCGAGGTGATGAAAACGCCACGGATGTATGTACCCTCGGGTGGCATTGCCACTGGATCGCCCACTCCAGGACCCTTTTTCGACAGTTCCTACTCGCCCCCTGCCCTCTTCCTGGCGGCGCGACCTCCCATGGGGCCGCCCCGGCCGCGGACGTCGTCTCCGCGCGGGTGGGCACTGTCGTACACGGCCCGCAGCCGCGCGCCGTTCACGTGCGTGTAGATCTGCGTGGTGGCCAGGTCCGCGTGGCCCAGCATGGCCTGCACCGCGCGCAGATCCGCCCCGCGCTCCACCAGGTGCGTGGCGAACGAGTGCCTCAGCTTGTGCGGCGACAGCGGCTTGCGGATGCCGGCCTTGAGCGCGTAGCGCTTGAGCAGCTTCCAGAAGCCCTGCCGCGTGAAGCCGTCCCCTCGCGGGGTGACGAAGAGCGCCTTCGACTCGCGCTCGCCCAGCAGCGCCTGCCGGGGGCCCTCCAGGTACGCTTGCACCTTCTCCGCCGCGATGCTGCCCACCGGGACGATGCGCTCCTTGGCGCCCTTCCCCTTCGCCACCAGGTAGCCCGCCCCCAGTTGGATGTCGTTGATGCCCAGGCCCACCAGCTCGCTCACGCGCAGGCCGGTGGCGTACAGCACCTCCAGCATGGCCTTGTCCCGGAGACCCACGGGCGTGCGCTCGTCCGGCGAGGCGAGCAGCTGCTCCACCTCCTCGAGCGTGAGGAAGACGGGCAGCTTGCGCGCCGAACGCGGCGTGTCGAGGTCCTCGGTGGGATCCTTCTCCACGTACTTCTCCGCCACGAGGAAGCGGTGGAAGCCGCGGATCGCCGCCAGGTGCCGCGCCTGGCTGCGCCGGGACAGCTTGCGCGAGTTCAGCGTCGTCAGGTGCCCGGAGATGTCATCCGGCTTGACGCGCGCCACGTCGGTGATGCCCTTGCGCTTCAGGTCCGCGAAGTACACCGACAGGTCCGCGGCGTAGGCGTCCACCGTCTTGCCGGACAGCCCGCGCTCGGCACGGATGAAGGCGATGAATGCGTCGAGGTAACCTTCCATCGTACGTGCAGGGTAGCCCAGAGACGGGATCCGGCAATCTTCCGGAAGACCCTCACCCCCCGCCCTCTCCCAGAGGGAGAGGGAGCATGCGAAACCTCAGTCCAGCTGGCCCTTGCCCTGCCGCAGCACCTCGATCTGATCGCCGATCAGCGACACCACCGTCGAGGGCTCCATCAGCCTCACCCCTCCATCCAGGATGAGATCCAACCCGTGCCCCAGGACGTCCTTGATGTCCCTGGCGTCGATGAGCGGCTCGCCCTCTTCGTTCGTGGCCGAGGTCGTCACGATGGGCCGCCCCAGGGCCGCCGCCAGCGCCCTCGCCAGCCCCGAGTCCGGCACGCGGATGCCCACCTGCTTCTGCTTCGACATCATCACCTCGGGCACCAGCCGCGTGGCCTCGAGCACGAACGTGAAGGCCCCAGGCGTCAGGCTCTTCATCGTCCGGTATGCGAAGTTGCTCACGTGCGCGTACTTCGCCACGTCCGACAGGTCCGGGCACAGGAAGGACAGCGGCTTCTTCCGGTCCCGCCCCTTGAGCTGGTACAGCCGCTCGACACCCTTCTTCGACCCCAGGTCGCACCCCAGGCCGTAGTAGGTGTCCGTCGGGTAGGCGATCACCCCTCCGCTGGAGAGCACCTCCACCGCGCGCTGCAGGTGCCTCGGCTGCGGGTGATCCGCGTTCACCTCGATGATGGGCGCTGCCGCCATGGTGTGACTCCGTCAGGCCGTTCCCTGCGCCTCATCGGAGTGTATCTCCCCACTCCGCTGGAGGGCACGCCGGGTGAGGACGGGGCCGATCAGCTCGTGGGCGGTGATCATCGCCACGATGAGCACCTCCACCTGCGGCCCGAAGTCCGGGAAGGTTCGAGAGATGAGCGCCGCCAGCCCGAAGGTGACGCCCGCCTGCGAGATGAGCCCCATCCACAGGTAGCGGCGCAAACGGGGATCCTCTGGAGGGGCGAAGCGCCGGCACGAGCCGTAGATGGCCAGCGCGCGCAGCGCCACCAGCAGCAGGGCCGCCGGCCCCACCGTCACGAGCGCGTCCAGCTTGAGCCCCGCCCCCGCCGCGGCGAAGAAGAGCGCGAAGACGGGCAGCCCCGCGCGCTGGATGGCGTGGTGGATGCGCTCGCCCTCGCGCTCGTCCAGGTTGGCGATCAGCGCCCCGGCCGCCAGCGACACCAGCAGCGGTGACAGGTGCAGGTGCGCGCCGGCCTCGGCCGACACGAAGCCCAGCGCCACCAGGAAGAGCGGCAGCTCGTGCTTCACCCGCCGCATGTACAGCAGCATCACCAGCGCCAGCACGCTCCCCACCAGCACCGAGCCGAACAGCTCCCACACCACCCCGCCCAGCAGCCCTCCCACGTCCAGCCCACCACCGAAGCTCGCCCGCGTGAAGCCCGCCGCCACGGCGAAGCCCACCATCACGAGCAGATCCCCGATGATGACCAGGGCCATGAGGAACTCGGTGAAGCTGCCGCGCGCGCTCGTCTCCTGCACGATGGCGATCGTCACCGTGGGCGAGAAGGACACCACCACCGTGGACACCAGCGCGCTGACCGCCAGGGCCTGTGACACCGTCATGGGCGTGAGGAAGGGCAGCAGCGGCTTGAGCGCGAAGAGCACCCCGAAGATGGCCAGGAAGGTCACCCCGCACACCGCGGTGCACAGGGCCGCCACCCGGGTCCCCACCCGGCGGATGAGCCCCAGTTGCAGCTCCGTGCCCGCCACCAGCGCGATGAGGCTCACCGCCAGCCCCTTCACCAGCTCCAACCCCTTCACGCCCGCGCCGGGGATGAAGCCCAACGCGTAGGGCCCCACCGCCACGCCCACCAGCAGGTACCCCGTGAGGCGGGGCAGCCCCAGCCCCTTGGCCACCTTCCCCGCGAACAGGCCGCACAACAGCAGTGCCCCCGCGGCGAGCGTCACCGACGTGCCCGTGTCCACGCGCCACGTCTGGGCCCGGCCGATGGCCGCCAGCACCACCACCAGCAGCAACAGCCGCAGGAGCGCGCCCTTCATGGCCCGCCTCCCCGCGTCGACACTGCCGCTGGCTCCAGCACGTAGCGGAACGCACGGCTGCCGAGCAGCTCGTTGAAGACGGCCCCCGCCACCACCACGTCGAAGACGCGCTGGGACAGCGGTCCAGGCACCAGCGACAGGTACTCCACCACCAGGCACAGCGCGAGCCCTCCCTGGGCGATGAGGGCGTAGCCGAGCCGCGGCGGCAGCGCCAGCGTGCCCCCGGCGATGCGCTGCGCGAACGAACCGCCCAGCACCTTGCCCAGGAAGCGCAGGCCCAGGAAGCCCGGCAACAGCGCCCAGGCCATCATGTCGCGCGCCTGGACGTGGGCCCCCACCAGGAAGACCAGGAGCAGGTACGACGGACGCTCGAAGCGGCCCAGCACGCGCGCCGCCCGCTCCACGGACCGGCCGCCCACCAGCGCCAGCGTCGCCCCGCAGGCCACGCCCGCCAGCAGCGCCGACACGCGCAGGTACGCCGCCGCCCCGGACACCAGCGCCACCCCGCCCAGCAGCACCGCCATCAGCTCGCCCTGGTCGTTCAGCCCGTGCATGAGGAAGGACAACAGGCCCCCACACGCCATGCCCAGCAGCAGCGCGAGCGCCACCAGGCCCAACCCCTCCAGCGGGTGGGCCGCCGCGCCGAAGACGAGCGCCAGCGCGAGCACCCCCAGGCCCACCACGTCATCCAGCATGGTGAGCAGCGCCACGGACAGCCCTCGCCGCCGCTCCATGCGTCCGCTGCGGTAGCCCAGCACCGCGAAGTGGCCCGAGGACAGGCTCGCCGCCGCTCCCAACAGCGCCGCCGCCCCCACCGCCGCCTCGGGGGCCAGGTTCATGGTGAAGAGCAGCGGACCCGCCAGGGGCAGCGCCACCCACAGGAAGGCCGTCCCGGCGTGGGCCAGTGCCGCCGCGTACACCTCCCGGGGCAGCAGCCGCAGCAGCCGGGGCTCCAGGTTGAGCCCGATGATGACGCCCGCCACGCCGACCCCCAGGGCGAGCACCGGCCGCAAGGCCGTCAGGTCGCCCGAGGACAGCACGCCCAGCGAGCCAGGCCCCAACACCGCGCCACAGGCGAGGAAGAGCAAGCCGCTGGCGGCCAGCTGGGCGAAGGCCGGAAAACGGCCCGGATCCAGCACCGTCCGGCTCGAGGCCAGCAGCGAGAGCGCCGCGATGGAGAGAAAGACGAACAGCGCCTGCACGGATACGGTGCTTACACCGCTCCGCGAGCGCCGTCACTCCCGGCGATGCATGGGGGCGCCGATCACCGGCAGGGCCACCAACCGGCCCATCGGAGGGTCGTCCGCATCCATCTCCAGTTGGACGCGCTGGACGAGCCGCTCCACCTCCTCGGCGGGGAGGGTAGGCATCAGGCTCACCAGGATGAGCCGGTCCTCATCCGCCCCGAGCGCGAGACCGCGCAGGCCGGCGAAGATGGGCACCTCGGCCGACAGGGTGGCCATGGCGCTGCGAGCCCGTAAGACCAGCGGCTCCGGGATACCGAACTCCCGAAGCCGCCGGATGGCCCGTTCTGGTTGGTCCGCGTGGTCGAGGAACGCGAGGAAGAGGTACACGACCCGTGTCTATCCGGTCCGCGGCCCTTTCGTCACGTTACTCGCTACGGCCTGGGCTCGACGACTCATCTGGAGGCGCCGCCGAAGATGACGCCGGCTCCTCCTGCTGCGCGCCCGCGCCTTCCTGCTGCTTCTCCATGGCCGCGCGAGCCGCCCGCTTGCCCTCCTCGATGAGCTTCTTGACCTTCTGACCGCCCTTGCGGCCGATCTCCTCGTAGAAGTTCGGACCCCGGGTGGCCTTCACCCGGTCTCCCCCCTTCTTGCCGATCTCCTCGTAGAACTTCGCGCCGCGCTCGGCCTTCACGGTCTCGCCGCCCTTGCGGCCGATCTCCTCGTAGAAGGAGCGGCCCCGTTCGGCTTTCACCGTCGCACCACCCTTGCGGCCGATCGTCTCGTAGAACTCCCGGCCGCGCTCGTTGCGCACGGTCTCTCCGCCTTTTCGGCCCGCCTCGGCCACCGTCATGCTGCCCTTGTTGTCCTTGTCCTGCTGCATGTCTTGCCTCCTCCTACTGACTCCCCCTTCCCCGCGAGGGTGCCCCTTGCCTGAAAACTTGGGACGGAAGCGCCCCGATGCAAGCAAGCTCCGTACACCGCCAGCCGTTCACGCCGGACAGAGCACATCCAAAACCCCAATGGTTTCAGGGGGTTGGGGGTACACGCTGTCCCGGCGGGCGTGACTACGGCCTGCCCGCCCGGACGCTTCAGTGTCAAGAACACACCAGTTCGCATTGCCGATTCCCGTTAGCTGTCCCACCTTTCCCGCCGATCCAGCCAGGGAGGCATGGCGTGACGGGTGGTGGTAGCGGTCTGAAAATGTGGCTCCGGATGCTGGCACCCGTGCTGGCCTCGATCGCGGGGCTCACGATGCTGCGGCTGCTGGGCCCGGACTTCATCAACCAGAAGGATTTGCACGCCTTCCTCGCGCCGATGGGGAAATGGGCGCCGGTGGCGTTCATCCTCTTCCTGGCCGTGAGGCCGGTGACACTGCTGCCCGGGCAGGTGTTCACCGCCGTGGGTGGGATGATTTTCGGCACCCGGGCGGCCACGCTCTATTCACTTGCGGGCAGTTTCCTCGCCACGTTGCTGATCTTCGCGTTGTCTCGCTGGTTGGGAACGCGGTTGATGAAGCGCATGGCGGGCAGCCGTTATCCGGTCATCACCCGGGTGGCGAAGCGGCACGGCTTCAAGTTCGCGCTGCTCTCGTGCATCAACCCGCTGCTGCCCACGGACGTGATGATCGCGGCGGCGGCATCGGCCAGGGCGCGCTTCTGGCCGCTGACGCTGGGTGTGCTGCTGGGAACCGTCCCCGGCACCCTCCTCACCGCGCAGTTCGGCAGCGGCCTGGCGCAGGGCCATACGCTGGCGACGGTGGTATCCGGCGTGGGGATGGTGGTGTCGCTGGTGCTGGGCGCGTTGCTCGGCCGCCGCATCTTCCGCGAGCTCAACGAGGAGGCGCCACCGGAGGGCCAGGACGAGAAGTCCCGGCCCCAGGCGCCCCAGGAGCCTCAGCACCACCCGCCGCTCGCGGTGAAGGGGCGGATCGGCCGGCCGGCGTTATCGACCTTCCAGGAGCTCCCGCCCGCCGGTCCGTGACGGCCCCGGGGGCGTCTCACGCCCGGGTCTCCGCGCCCTCGCGCTCCAGGGACTCCAGGGCCTCGGTGATCGCCGCCACCAGCGCGGCCTCGCCCGGAGCGCCCTCGACCTTGGCGCCCTGGCGGGTGACGTAGAACGAGTCCATCGCGCGATGGGCCTCGGTGGCCACCTTGGCGACGGCGATCTGCGCGCCCGTGCGGGTGAGGGCCGAGGAGATGGCGTGCAGCAGGCCCACCCGGTCCTGCGTCACCACGTCCACCACGGTGAAGTCCCGGGAGGCGCGGTTGTCCACCGTCACCTTGGGAGCCACGGGTGGCAGGGGCCGCTGCAGGAGCGAGCCCGAGCGGCGCCGCCGCAGCACGTCCTCGATGGAGGCCTGGCCCGTGAGGACACGGAGGAGGTCCGTCCGGGCCATGCGCCAGCGCGAGCGCTCGAGCAGGAGCCCATGGGGAGGCCGCACGTCGAAGACGTCCAGCGCGAGCCCGTCGGAGGTGGAGACGATGCGCGCGGAGAGGATGTCGATGCGGTGGGCGGACAGCACACCCGCGAGCAACGAGAGCAGACCGGGCCTGTCGCGGGCCGCGAGGGACAGCTCGCTGTAGCCGGCCTCGGGGTGGTGGCGCAGGGCGGCGGCCAGGGGACGCCTCCGGGCACACGCGAGCAGCCGCTCGTGGAGCGTGGCGCGCGCTGGATCCGTCCCGAGGAAGTACCGCTCGGGGAGCACCTGCCCGAGCTCGCGCGCCCGCGGCTCGCCGGACACGCGGGCCCAGCGCGCATGGAAGTGCTCGCGGACACGCTCGGAGGGAGACGAGCCCGAGAGCGCCGCCGTACCGACGAGGTGGGCCCGGGCCTTGTCGTACAGCTCGCGCAGGAGCTGGGCCTTCCAGCCCGTCCACATGCGAGGCCCCACCGAGCTGATGTCCGCCCAGGTGAGGAGGTAGAGACAGGTGAGCTTCTCCACGTCGCCCACCTGGCGCGCGAAGTCGGCGATGAGGGCCGGGTCGCTCAAGTCCCGGCGCTGGGCGGTGTGGCTCATCGCGAGATGGTCCTTCACGAGGAACTCGGCCACCTCGCGCTGGCGGGGCGAGAGGCCCAGGCGCTCGCCGAGGGCCACCATCAACAGCCGGCCCTTCTCCGAGTGGTTGCCACCCATCCCCTTCCCCGCGTCGTGCAGGAGCATGCCGAGGTAGAGCGGGAGTGGATCCTTCAGGTCGCGCATCTCGCGGGACAGCTCGGGCTCCTGCTCCACCAGGTCTCCGGCGCGCAGGGCGTAGAGGCGGCGCACGGCGAAGAGCGTGTGAACGTCGACGGTGTACACGTGGTACAGGTCGTGCTGGTGGTGGGCGGTGACGCGGCCGAACTCGGGCACCACGGCGCCGAGCACCCCCGCGTCATGCAGCTCGAAGAGGAGCTCGCCGCGGGTACCTGGCCGCGAGAAGAGGGCCTTGAAGGCGGCGGACACGGCGGGCGTGGCGCGAGCGGCCTCCAGCGCCGGGAGGGCCTGCGCCACCTGCGCGCGGGCCCACGAGTAGAGCGGCAGTCCGTGCTCCTCGGCGGTGCGGAAGAAGTCGAGGATGGAGGCGGGCTCGCGGGTGAAGAGGCTCGGGTCCGAGAGGGTGAGCTTGCCGCGGAACACCTTGAAGGCGCCGATCCGGCGCTCGGACGGGAGGGAGAGCTTCCGGCCGGTGCTGAGCTCCTCGCAGCGGGAGATGAGCGCATCGGCTGTCTGCCGGATGGCGTTGGCGGCCAGGTAGTAGTCGCGCATGAAGGCCTCGACGGGCAGCACGGGGCCCTGCTGGTAGCCGAGGAAGCGCGCCACCTCCTCCTGGAGGTCGAAGGTGAGCCGGTCCTCCTTGCGTGCGCGGAGGAAGTGGAGGTGGTGACGGATGCGCAGGAGGAAGTCGCGGGCGGCCTTGAGGCGCGTCACCTGCGAGCCGGGGAGGATGGATTGCTGCAGGAGCCCGGTGAGGCCCCGGGTGCGGAAGCGCACGCGGGCGATCCACAGGGCCGTCTCGAGATCGCGCAGGCCGCCGTCGCCCTGCTTGAGGTTGGGCTCGAGGAGGAAGACGGAGTCGCCATAGCGCTCGCGGCGGGAGCGCAGCTCCTGGACCTTGTCCTGGATGTAGGCGTCGGCGTGGAGGGTGAGTATTTCGGGGAGGACGTCCTCGGAGAAGAGCGAGAAGACGGTGGCGTCGCCGGTGAGGAAGCGCGAGTCGAGCAGCGCGGTGCGGACGGTGTGGTCGGCCTCGGCGGCGCGGAGACACTCCTCGGGGGCGCGGGCGCTCCAGCCGACGGCGCGCTTGAGATCCCACAAGAGCGTGGGGAACGCACGGGCCAGCGGAGCCACGGCCTCCTCGGAGACGCCGGGCCCGCGCAGGAGGAGCAGGTCCAGATCCGAGTGGGGAGACAGCTCGCGGCGCCCGTAGGAGCCGAGCGCGACGAGGGCGAGATCGGGAGGCGCGTGGAGCTCGGCGGCGATCTCGGTGAAGAGGCCGTGGATGAGCCGGTCGGTGGCGG from Archangium lipolyticum includes the following:
- the xerD gene encoding site-specific tyrosine recombinase XerD, with the translated sequence MEGYLDAFIAFIRAERGLSGKTVDAYAADLSVYFADLKRKGITDVARVKPDDISGHLTTLNSRKLSRRSQARHLAAIRGFHRFLVAEKYVEKDPTEDLDTPRSARKLPVFLTLEEVEQLLASPDERTPVGLRDKAMLEVLYATGLRVSELVGLGINDIQLGAGYLVAKGKGAKERIVPVGSIAAEKVQAYLEGPRQALLGERESKALFVTPRGDGFTRQGFWKLLKRYALKAGIRKPLSPHKLRHSFATHLVERGADLRAVQAMLGHADLATTQIYTHVNGARLRAVYDSAHPRGDDVRGRGGPMGGRAARKRAGGE
- a CDS encoding L-threonylcarbamoyladenylate synthase, with protein sequence MAAAPIIEVNADHPQPRHLQRAVEVLSSGGVIAYPTDTYYGLGCDLGSKKGVERLYQLKGRDRKKPLSFLCPDLSDVAKYAHVSNFAYRTMKSLTPGAFTFVLEATRLVPEVMMSKQKQVGIRVPDSGLARALAAALGRPIVTTSATNEEGEPLIDARDIKDVLGHGLDLILDGGVRLMEPSTVVSLIGDQIEVLRQGKGQLD
- a CDS encoding cation:proton antiporter, with translation MKGALLRLLLLVVVLAAIGRAQTWRVDTGTSVTLAAGALLLCGLFAGKVAKGLGLPRLTGYLLVGVAVGPYALGFIPGAGVKGLELVKGLAVSLIALVAGTELQLGLIRRVGTRVAALCTAVCGVTFLAIFGVLFALKPLLPFLTPMTVSQALAVSALVSTVVVSFSPTVTIAIVQETSARGSFTEFLMALVIIGDLLVMVGFAVAAGFTRASFGGGLDVGGLLGGVVWELFGSVLVGSVLALVMLLYMRRVKHELPLFLVALGFVSAEAGAHLHLSPLLVSLAAGALIANLDEREGERIHHAIQRAGLPVFALFFAAAGAGLKLDALVTVGPAALLLVALRALAIYGSCRRFAPPEDPRLRRYLWMGLISQAGVTFGLAALISRTFPDFGPQVEVLIVAMITAHELIGPVLTRRALQRSGEIHSDEAQGTA
- a CDS encoding cation:proton antiporter, whose protein sequence is MQALFVFLSIAALSLLASSRTVLDPGRFPAFAQLAASGLLFLACGAVLGPGSLGVLSSGDLTALRPVLALGVGVAGVIIGLNLEPRLLRLLPREVYAAALAHAGTAFLWVALPLAGPLLFTMNLAPEAAVGAAALLGAAASLSSGHFAVLGYRSGRMERRRGLSVALLTMLDDVVGLGVLALALVFGAAAHPLEGLGLVALALLLGMACGGLLSFLMHGLNDQGELMAVLLGGVALVSGAAAYLRVSALLAGVACGATLALVGGRSVERAARVLGRFERPSYLLLVFLVGAHVQARDMMAWALLPGFLGLRFLGKVLGGSFAQRIAGGTLALPPRLGYALIAQGGLALCLVVEYLSLVPGPLSQRVFDVVVAGAVFNELLGSRAFRYVLEPAAVSTRGGGP
- a CDS encoding general stress protein; translated protein: MQQDKDNKGSMTVAEAGRKGGETVRNERGREFYETIGRKGGATVKAERGRSFYEEIGRKGGETVKAERGAKFYEEIGKKGGDRVKATRGPNFYEEIGRKGGQKVKKLIEEGKRAARAAMEKQQEGAGAQQEEPASSSAAPPDESSSPGRSE
- a CDS encoding TVP38/TMEM64 family protein; protein product: MLAPVLASIAGLTMLRLLGPDFINQKDLHAFLAPMGKWAPVAFILFLAVRPVTLLPGQVFTAVGGMIFGTRAATLYSLAGSFLATLLIFALSRWLGTRLMKRMAGSRYPVITRVAKRHGFKFALLSCINPLLPTDVMIAAAASARARFWPLTLGVLLGTVPGTLLTAQFGSGLAQGHTLATVVSGVGMVVSLVLGALLGRRIFRELNEEAPPEGQDEKSRPQAPQEPQHHPPLAVKGRIGRPALSTFQELPPAGP
- the glnD gene encoding [protein-PII] uridylyltransferase, with protein sequence MSVPSIPSPPPQNHREALGSLPELPHGGPEDRLARARDYFRDALVRVEAFHRDGAAGLSTCRLLSAATDRLIHGLFTEIAAELHAPPDLALVALGSYGRRELSPHSDLDLLLLRGPGVSEEAVAPLARAFPTLLWDLKRAVGWSARAPEECLRAAEADHTVRTALLDSRFLTGDATVFSLFSEDVLPEILTLHADAYIQDKVQELRSRRERYGDSVFLLEPNLKQGDGGLRDLETALWIARVRFRTRGLTGLLQQSILPGSQVTRLKAARDFLLRIRHHLHFLRARKEDRLTFDLQEEVARFLGYQQGPVLPVEAFMRDYYLAANAIRQTADALISRCEELSTGRKLSLPSERRIGAFKVFRGKLTLSDPSLFTREPASILDFFRTAEEHGLPLYSWARAQVAQALPALEAARATPAVSAAFKALFSRPGTRGELLFELHDAGVLGAVVPEFGRVTAHHQHDLYHVYTVDVHTLFAVRRLYALRAGDLVEQEPELSREMRDLKDPLPLYLGMLLHDAGKGMGGNHSEKGRLLMVALGERLGLSPRQREVAEFLVKDHLAMSHTAQRRDLSDPALIADFARQVGDVEKLTCLYLLTWADISSVGPRMWTGWKAQLLRELYDKARAHLVGTAALSGSSPSERVREHFHARWARVSGEPRARELGQVLPERYFLGTDPARATLHERLLACARRRPLAAALRHHPEAGYSELSLAARDRPGLLSLLAGVLSAHRIDILSARIVSTSDGLALDVFDVRPPHGLLLERSRWRMARTDLLRVLTGQASIEDVLRRRRSGSLLQRPLPPVAPKVTVDNRASRDFTVVDVVTQDRVGLLHAISSALTRTGAQIAVAKVATEAHRAMDSFYVTRQGAKVEGAPGEAALVAAITEALESLEREGAETRA